One genomic region from Apodemus sylvaticus chromosome 1, mApoSyl1.1, whole genome shotgun sequence encodes:
- the LOC127683261 gene encoding GTP-binding nuclear protein Ran, testis-specific isoform, which produces MAAQGEPQVQFKVVLVGDGGTGKTTFMKRHLTGEFEKEYVATLGVEVHTLVFHTNRGPIKFNVWDTAGQEKFGGLRDGYYIQAQCAIIMFDVTSRVTYKNVPSWHKDLVRVCENIPIVLCGNKVDIKDMKVKAKPILFHRKKNLQYYDISAKSNYNFEKPFFWLARKLIGDPNLEFVAMPALAPPEVVMDPALAAQYEHDLEVAQTTALPEEEDDL; this is translated from the coding sequence ATGGCCGCCCAGGGAGAGCCGCAGGTCCAGTTCAAGGTCGTCCTGGTGGGCGATGGCGGCACCGGAAAGACGACGTTCATGAAGCGCCACTTGACCGGAGAGTTTGAGAAGGAGTATGTAGCCACCCTGGGTGTGGAAGTGCACACGCTCGTCTTCCATACCAACAGAGGACCCATCAAGTTCAACGTGTGGGACACCGCCGGCCAGGAGAAGTTCGGGGGCCTGCGCGATGGCTACTACATCCAAGCCCAGTGTGCCATCATAATGTTTGACGTAACATCGAGAGTTACTTACAAGAACGTGCCTAGCTGGCATAAAGATCTGGTACGCGTGTGTGAAAACATCCCCATTGTATTGTGTGGCAACAAAGTGGATATTAAAGACATGAAAGTGAAGGCAAAACCTATTCTCTTCCACCGAAAGAAGAATCTTCAATACTATGACATTTCTGCCAAAAGTAACTACAACTTTGAAAAGCCTTTCTTCTGGCTTGCCAGAAAGCTCATCGGAGATCCTAACTTGGAGTTCGTGGCCATGCCTGCTCTTGCCCCGCCTGAGGTGGTCATGGACCCAGCTTTGGCAGCACAGTATGAGCATGATCTAGAGGTTGCTCAGAcaactgctctcccagaagaGGAAGATGACCTGTGA